From Spodoptera frugiperda isolate SF20-4 chromosome 27, AGI-APGP_CSIRO_Sfru_2.0, whole genome shotgun sequence, a single genomic window includes:
- the LOC118263810 gene encoding DNA repair protein complementing XP-C cells homolog has product MPNTRKKVIKTVYKDEDSEVEDGDFSDSGSDAKFSPEDESSSEEEAPGVPSSGEEFDKEASAKQRKPKAKKLSLSRKPKFAQTIIQKINKQTSAEDENEDDVLPTSQFSVKDLTEADKILPKFNFSELNLSESDSSDDESQKISKKQPITSVPYKEPEQVSTSDNETAMEYKDVWSNNIQDNSEEIAKRAFLELEQHKSKIEETKASLLSYAQKLNEAQKETDVKDLLALGEEAITKEPTTSTVKKKTISKKKKEDSDSELEDWEEVKESKGISPQGLQLFVEFPDAGCRKSKKVDVEMMMKRKINRVKKEYQVYMHKVHVLCWLGHGNFVSRVLNDQELMAAVLTLVPSKECYPGERVDMKYVEQITTWYKDKLKMKQDKNEDKFKPKAPPLKVLMLNQIKNKTVTSKKYLVFIFVVMLRALGLQCRVMFNFVTLPKKPPSSELCSLSTKPKEEKKSTSKAKAGTSETKASTSKPKADAPETKADISKTKPTNTKKNEKQEQKPGPSHSKPKKKKVAQVDGCDDRFFDSEDENIMQVDGNDDGDRKTRSSKRTKTSEKTTEKSENEEISPPKIPKKDTNSTSPLQPTLKKDESKLSHDKKQAQDRNKSQDATKGTKEPRQSLNRREKIEEGKISPAKNLIPPRSLTRRQKLKAETSQNISQAEEISTTKSVTRGQTTKTKISKTLSPTSKDKDQEFNIPPNPKTRTQRGKQNTENITNVPKISVTDENAKEVASKYFEDTKPKTSRLSRKRSQTTNPKSLLTTSEEEDKGKVSKPNARTQSAPGISMEKSKYFESPTKKSPLKRSARQMKQEIKAEDSQRVSHRDLAKSKKGKGDVTADLVNIIKSRVKDAKLQSKQGLVKGKIKKESDEDSDYLPVEDPKKLGSDSDDDFKETKISPRPSTSRKIDRRVLSSNSGDEPSKKKGVDVWCEIFVEELEQWICVDVIKGKVHSAGDIYNNATHPICYIVGWDNNNYVKDLTRKYVPHWNTITRKLRAEPSWWETALKPWRGPRTARDREEDEYLDKMQLEAPLPKSISEYKNHPLYALKRHLLKFEAIYPPDAAVLGYVRGEAVYARECVYVCRSRDIWLKEAKVVKLGEKPYKIVKARPKWDRLSNKMVDGRLLEIFGPWQVQDYEPPTAENGIVPRNAYGNVELFKDCMLPKGTALIKLPNLMRVAKKLNIDCAPAMTGFEYNGGYSHPVYDGFVVCKEFEEIITEAWLKDQEEQELKEIQKIEARVYGNWKRLIRGLMIRERLKMKYGFEEPSTSETTKKSKGPRLVVKKKS; this is encoded by the exons ATGCCTAACACTAGGAAAAAAGTGATCAAAACGGTGTATAAGGATGAGGACAGTGAAGTAGAAGACGGTGATTTTAGTGATTCTGGTTCAGATGCCAAATTTTCACCTGAAGATGAGTCAAGCTCAGAGGAAGAAGCGCCCGGCGTTCCTTCATCTGGAGAAGAGTTTGACAAAGAAGCCAGCGCTAAACAAAGAAAACCTAAGGCTAAGAAGTTGAGTTTGAGTAGGAAACCAAAATTTGCACAAACAAtaatccaaaaaataaataaacaaacatcggCCGAAGATGAAAATGAAGACGATGTACTTCCAACTTCGCAGTTctcagtcaaagacttaacagaAGCAgacaaaatattaccaaaatttaatttttctgaACTTAATTTGTCAGAAAGTG ATAGCAGTGATGATGAATCTCAAAAAATCTCGAAAAAGCAACCTATTACCTCAGTACCTTACAAAGAACCTGAACAAGTTTCAACCAGTGATAATGAGACTGCTATGGAATACAAAGAT GTGTGGTCGAATAACATACAAGATAACAGTGAAGAAATTGCCAAAAGGGCATTTTTGGAACTTGAACAGCATAAATCTAAAATTGAAGAGACCAAGGCATCACTTCTGAGCTATGCACAAAAACTTAATGAGGCTCAGAAAGAAACAGATGTCAAAGACCTTTTAGCACTTGGTGAGGAGGCTATAACTAAGGAACCTACAACAAGTACTgttaagaaaaaaactatatctaagaaaaagaaagaagacAGTGATTCTGAACTAGAGGACTGGGAAGAAGTCAAAG AATCAAAAGGAATATCACCACAAGGCCTACAACTGTTTGTTGAATTCCCTGATGCTGGATgcagaaaaagtaaaaaagttgATGTTGAAATGATGATGAAGAGGAAAATAAACAGAGTTAAAAAAGAATATCAAGTATACATGCATAAAGTACATGTGTTGTGTTGGCTAGGACATGGCAATTTTGTAAGTCGTGTTTTAAATGATCAAGAACTTATGGCAGCTGTTTTAACATTGGTTCCATCCAAAGAATGCTATCCTGGAGAAAGAGTTGACATGAAATATGTTGAACAAATTACAACCTGGTATAAAGACAAACTTAAAATGAAGCAAGacaaaaatgaagataaattcAAACCGAAAGCCCCACCTCTTAAAGTACTTATgttgaatcaaattaaaaacaaaacagttacttcaaaaaaatacttagtttttatatttgtcGTAATGTTACGGGCATTGGGTCTTCAATGTCGTGTTATGTTCAACTTCGTAACACTGCCTAAGAAACCACCTAGTTCCGAACTATGCTCACTTTCTACAAAGCCAAAAGAAGAGAAAAAGAGTACTTCTAAAGCTAAGGCAGGCACCTCTGAAACGAAGGCAAGTACTTCTAAACCTAAGGCAGACGCCCCTGAAACTAAAGCAGACATATCTAAAACTAAGCCCACAAATACCaagaaaaatgaaaaacaagaaCAAAAGCCTGGTCCCTCCCATTCtaaaccaaaaaagaaaaaggttGCTCAAGTAGATGGTTGTGATGATAGATTCTTTGATAGTGAGGATGAGAATATAATGCAAGTTGATGGGAATGATGACGGTGATCGTAAAACAAGGTCTagtaaaagaacaaaaacaagTGAAAAGACTACAGAAAAATCAGAAAATGAGGAAATATCGCCTCCTAAAATACCAAAGAAAGATACAAATAGCACATCACCACTTCAACCAACCTTAAAAAAAGATGAAAGTAAATTAAGTCATGACAAAAAGCAAGCACAAGATAGAAATAAATCACAGGATGCAACTAAAGGTACTAAAGAACCAAGACAGTCTTTAAATCGTAGAGAAAAAATTGAAGAAGGTAAAATATCTCCAGCAAAAAATTTGATACCACCTAGGAGTTTAACTCGTAGGCAAAAGTTAAAAGCTGAAACTAGTCAAAACATATCACAAGCTGAAGAAATTTCAACAACTAAAAGTGTAACTAGAGGACAAACGACAAAAACTAAAATCAGTAAAACTTTGTCGCCAACTAGTAAAGATAAAGACCAAGAATTTAATATTCCTCCTAATCCTAAAACAAGAACACAAAGGGGTAAACAGAACACCGAGAACATTACTAATGTGCCGAAAATATCTGTAACAGATGAGAATGCTAAAGAAGTagcaagtaaatattttgaagatacaAAACCTAAAACCAGCAGGCTATCAAGAAAACGTTCACAAACAACTAATCCTAAAAGCTTACTAACTACAAGTGAAGAGGAAGATAAGGGAAAAGTTTCTAAACCAAATGCTAGAACACAGAGTGCTCCTGGCATTTCTATGgaaaaaagcaaatattttgaaAGTCCAACTAAAAAGAGCCCTCTTAAAAGATCTGCAAGACAAATGAAACAAGAAATTAAAGCTGAAGACAGTCAACGAGTAAGTCACAGAGATCTCGCGAAAAGTAAGAAAGGAAAAGGTGATGTCACTGCAGACCTGGTGAACATTATAAAAAGTAGAGTTAAAGATGCCAAGTTACAATCAAAGCAAGGATTAGTGAAAG GTAAGATTAAAAAGGAATCTGATGAAGATAGCGATTATTTACCAGTGGAAGACCCTAAAAAGCTTGGGTCTGACAGTGATGATGactttaaagaaacaaaaataagtcCCAGACCCAGCACCAGTCGTAAAATAGATCGACGAGTGTTGTCCTCTAACTCCGGCGACGAACCGAGCAAGAAGAAAGGAGTAGATGTGTGGTGTGAAATATTTGTAGAAGAGTTGGAACAATGGATTTGTGTCGATGTCATCAAAGGAAAAGTACATTCTGCAGGTGACATTTAT AATAATGCCACTCACCCAATATGCTACATTGTTGGATGGGACAACAATAACTATGTAAAAGATTTAACCCGTAAATATGTTCCCCACTGGAACACTATAACTCGCAAACTTCGCGCTGAACCTAGTTGGTGGGAAACTGCATTAAAACCTTGGCGAGGACCGAGGACTGCAAGAGATAGGGAGGAAGATGAATACTTGGATAAAATGCAGTTAGAAGCACCTTTACCTAAAAGTATTTCTGA ATACAAAAATCACCCACTGTACGCATTAAAGAGACATTTACTAAAGTTCGAAGCAATTTATCCGCCTGACGCAGCAGTACTAGGATACGTCCGCGGCGAAGCAGTGTACGCGCGagaatgtgtgtatgtttgccGGTCAAGAGACATATGGCTCAAGGAAGCTAAAGTTGTTAAGCTAGGAGAGAAGCCCTATAAGATTGTAAAAGCACGACCCAAGTGGGATAGG CTGTCAAATAAAATGGTAGACGGCAGACTTCTGGAAATATTTGGACCGTGGCAAGTGCAAGATTATGAACCACCGACAGCAGAGAATGGCATTGTACCCCGGAATGCATATGGCAATGTGGAACTCTTTAAAGATTGTATGTTACCCAAAGGAACTGCTCTTATCAAAT TGCCTAATTTAATGAGAGTTGCAAAGAAGCTGAATATAGATTGCGCCCCAGCTATGACTGGTTTCGAGTACAATGGTGGCTATTCACACCCTGTATACGACGGGTTCGTGGTTTGCAAGGAATTTGAGGAGATTATCACAGAGGCCTGGCTGAAG GATCAAGAAGAACAAGAACTTAAGGAAATACAAAAGATAGAAGCACGAGTTTATGGTAACTGGAAGCGTTTGATCAGGGGGCTGATGATTCGTGAGCGTCTTAAGATGAAATATGGGTTCGAGGAGCCCAGCACATCAGAAACCACAAAAAAGTCCAAAGGACCAAGATTGGTTGTGAAGAAAAAATCATGA
- the LOC118263809 gene encoding selenoprotein F encodes MFSAAIFMCFATFFILSSNAEFTTEDCASLGFIKANLLCSSCDQLKDFGLEQLMAHCKECCHQDETAPKEKKYARAILEVCTCKFPAYPQIQAFVKSDRPAKFPNLQIKYVRGLDPIIKLLDKDGIVKDTVAIEKWNTDSVEEFLKAHLENEEGDEHDYLKTNKI; translated from the coding sequence atgttttcagcGGCTATCTTTATGTGTTTTGctacattttttatacttagTAGTAATGCTGAATTCACAACCGAAGATTGTGCATCGCTTGGATTCATCAAAGCGAACCTACTATGTTCGTCCTGTGATCAACTGAAAGATTTTGGGTTAGAACAACTAATGGCTCATTGTAAGGAGTGCTGTCATCAAGATGAAACTGCACCAAAAGAGAAGAAGTATGCTCGTGCCATACTAGAAGTTTGTACATGCAAGTTCCCGGCGTATCCACAAATTCAAGCATTCGTAAAGAGCGACAGACCGGCTAAATTCCCTAATCTACAAATCAAGTATGTACGCGGTCTAGATCCAATCATCAAATTGTTGGATAAAGATGGAATTGTAAAGGACACTGTGGCTATAGAAAAGTGGAACACAGACTCGGTAGAAGAGTTCTTAAAGGCCCATCTTGAAAACGAAGAGGGTGATGAAcatgattatttaaaaacaaataaaatttga